One region of Exiguobacterium acetylicum genomic DNA includes:
- a CDS encoding NAD(P)/FAD-dependent oxidoreductase, with amino-acid sequence MTGKRIGIIGGGLAGIFAARQLQAAGHAVEIIEKSQSVGGRMATRRIDEGTADHGAVFFTVRTEELGREVDEWLEKGWVRKWFGTDFPRYVATNGMNQLVQAIGRGIPVQLNEQVTHITATEDELVTQATDHQGTYDALLVTAPVPQAYELLQSSDLALGDDDHEQLRQVTFEPTFVGLFEIKERLTIGEVGLQDEQLVDGMLKLVNNAEKQISKTTLLSVYMTARFSEDWYERPEEETLAEVERLLQQQLGPVTIVSRQLKRWRYAQARAVYRTPHLKLAAHPLWLAGDAFLEADDASGRTRVESAVISGLRVAEAIDTHLRQTVTATE; translated from the coding sequence ATGACAGGGAAACGAATCGGAATCATCGGTGGTGGACTCGCCGGAATCTTTGCGGCACGCCAATTGCAGGCAGCAGGACATGCTGTTGAAATCATCGAAAAAAGCCAGAGCGTCGGGGGGCGAATGGCAACTCGTCGGATTGATGAAGGAACAGCGGATCATGGTGCCGTCTTCTTCACGGTTCGGACGGAAGAGTTAGGACGCGAAGTCGATGAATGGCTTGAGAAGGGATGGGTTCGTAAGTGGTTCGGAACGGATTTTCCACGCTATGTCGCAACGAACGGTATGAATCAACTCGTACAAGCGATTGGTCGAGGGATTCCCGTCCAGTTGAATGAACAGGTCACGCATATTACGGCAACGGAAGACGAACTCGTCACACAAGCGACGGATCATCAAGGTACGTATGATGCGTTACTCGTGACGGCGCCTGTGCCGCAAGCATATGAACTGTTGCAGTCTTCTGATCTGGCGCTCGGAGATGACGATCATGAGCAGTTACGCCAAGTGACGTTCGAGCCGACATTCGTGGGTCTGTTTGAAATCAAAGAGCGATTGACGATCGGGGAAGTCGGTCTACAAGACGAACAACTCGTCGATGGGATGTTAAAACTCGTCAATAATGCCGAGAAGCAGATTTCGAAGACGACACTCTTGAGTGTCTATATGACAGCTCGCTTCAGTGAAGACTGGTACGAGCGTCCGGAAGAAGAGACACTCGCTGAAGTCGAGCGGCTGTTACAACAGCAACTCGGACCGGTGACGATTGTTTCGCGTCAGCTCAAACGTTGGCGTTACGCTCAGGCACGTGCGGTTTACCGGACACCGCATTTGAAACTAGCGGCACATCCGCTTTGGCTTGCCGGGGATGCGTTCCTTGAAGCCGATGATGCGTCAGGGCGGACGCGCGTCGAGAGTGCTGTCATCTCCGGATTACGCGTCGCAGAGGCGATTGATACCCACTTACGTCAGACGGTGACAGCGACGGAATGA
- a CDS encoding winged helix-turn-helix transcriptional regulator, whose amino-acid sequence MAVFDSTTNQRTACPVTRVQQMVAGKWKIILLWHLTHGTHRFHELQQLTGISKGTLTRQLRELEADGLIQRHVFGEVPPRVEYSLTDAGHSFLPILDQMAAWSEQHFQGE is encoded by the coding sequence GTGGCTGTATTCGATTCAACGACCAATCAACGGACGGCTTGTCCAGTCACTCGGGTTCAACAGATGGTCGCTGGCAAATGGAAGATCATCTTGCTGTGGCACCTGACGCACGGAACGCATCGTTTTCATGAACTGCAACAATTAACAGGCATCTCTAAAGGAACATTAACGCGTCAGCTTCGCGAACTCGAGGCGGATGGTTTGATTCAACGACACGTCTTTGGCGAAGTTCCTCCTCGCGTTGAATATTCCCTGACGGATGCCGGACATAGTTTTTTACCGATTCTTGACCAAATGGCAGCTTGGAGTGAGCAACACTTCCAGGGGGAATGA
- a CDS encoding NAD(P)H-binding protein produces the protein MKWLITGATGKLGARIVQHLSEQVGNEHVAVSVRDVEKAASLAAQGIDVRHGNFDQPETLGLAFQGIDRLLIISTDGEEATRIRQHQAAVTAAQAAGVKLIGYTSIANAAHSTNGLARTHRVTEEAIQATGIPYVFFRNNWYLENELGTMDAVAQGADWLTAAGEGKVGWALQEEYALAIATGLTLEHPKAIYELSGPLHTQAELANAVGTVLNRSVAVDEVDGATYGERMQAAGLPDFLIPMLTSIQADIAAGTLAVESTDFEELLGRPVTTLEEGVHLLLKR, from the coding sequence ATGAAATGGTTAATTACAGGAGCAACCGGAAAATTAGGTGCGCGCATCGTGCAACATCTCAGTGAACAAGTCGGCAACGAACATGTAGCGGTTAGTGTCCGTGACGTTGAAAAAGCAGCGTCGCTTGCAGCGCAAGGAATCGACGTCCGGCATGGTAATTTCGATCAGCCGGAAACACTCGGACTCGCGTTTCAAGGTATCGATCGTCTGCTGATCATTTCGACGGACGGTGAAGAAGCAACACGGATCCGGCAACATCAAGCCGCCGTCACGGCAGCACAAGCGGCAGGCGTCAAGCTGATCGGCTATACGAGCATCGCTAATGCGGCACATAGCACGAACGGACTTGCGCGAACACATCGGGTCACAGAAGAAGCGATTCAAGCGACAGGTATCCCGTATGTCTTTTTCCGCAACAACTGGTATCTCGAAAATGAACTCGGAACGATGGATGCCGTCGCACAAGGCGCAGATTGGTTAACGGCAGCAGGCGAAGGAAAAGTCGGATGGGCGTTACAAGAGGAGTATGCGCTAGCGATTGCGACGGGGCTGACGCTTGAGCATCCAAAAGCGATCTATGAACTCTCTGGACCGTTGCATACACAAGCAGAACTTGCGAATGCAGTTGGAACAGTGCTTAACCGATCGGTCGCTGTAGATGAAGTAGATGGCGCGACCTATGGTGAGCGGATGCAAGCAGCTGGCTTACCTGACTTCTTGATTCCAATGTTGACGAGTATCCAGGCAGATATCGCGGCCGGAACTCTGGCAGTAGAAAGTACTGATTTTGAAGAATTACTCGGTCGTCCTGTGACGACGCTAGAAGAGGGAGTCCATCTCCTTTTGAAAAGATAA
- a CDS encoding PPK2 family polyphosphate kinase, with protein sequence MKLSSYRVKEGEQVSFSNYPTSEKHEISEAELREKRIPKSVETLQELHWRLHAEEKNGVLVILQAIDAAGKDEAISYIFSNLNAQGLRTISVKKPSDTEQKHDYLWRIHEGLPEKGEVGILNRSYYEEVIAPRIHDLLEEEEKPNDGDVWQMRYRQINDFERYLVENGFRVVKFLFHVSKEEQRQRLLTRLKDPKKNFEFSFSDIEERKHWDEYHEIFAELVSATSTSYAPWYILPADDEWYSRYIVTEVMNDVLKEIDPQYPKLSEEDQEQLDEAIKRLENE encoded by the coding sequence ATGAAACTGTCATCCTATCGTGTTAAGGAAGGCGAGCAAGTCTCGTTTTCGAATTACCCGACATCAGAAAAACATGAGATTTCGGAAGCGGAATTGCGAGAAAAGCGGATTCCGAAAAGTGTCGAGACGTTACAAGAGTTACACTGGCGTTTGCATGCCGAAGAGAAGAACGGCGTCCTCGTCATCCTGCAAGCGATTGATGCAGCAGGGAAGGATGAGGCAATCAGCTACATCTTTTCTAACTTGAACGCACAAGGACTCCGAACGATTTCCGTCAAAAAACCGTCGGATACGGAGCAAAAACACGACTATCTATGGCGAATCCACGAAGGACTACCGGAAAAAGGGGAAGTCGGCATCTTGAACCGTTCCTATTATGAGGAAGTCATTGCGCCACGAATCCATGATTTGCTCGAGGAAGAGGAAAAGCCGAATGATGGGGATGTGTGGCAGATGCGCTATCGTCAAATCAATGACTTTGAACGCTATCTCGTCGAGAACGGTTTCCGGGTCGTCAAGTTTTTGTTCCATGTCTCAAAAGAGGAGCAACGGCAACGATTGTTGACTCGTCTGAAGGATCCAAAGAAAAACTTCGAATTCTCGTTCAGTGATATTGAAGAACGCAAGCACTGGGACGAATACCATGAGATTTTTGCTGAGCTTGTCTCGGCGACGTCGACATCGTATGCACCGTGGTACATCTTACCGGCAGATGACGAATGGTATTCCCGCTATATCGTCACCGAAGTCATGAATGACGTCCTGAAGGAAATTGATCCGCAATATCCAAAGTTATCGGAAGAGGATCAGGAACAACTAGATGAAGCGATTAAACGATTGGAAAACGAATGA
- a CDS encoding GntP family permease, with amino-acid sequence MVTGNLLVVIFILSLALLFFSILKLKIEPFLALVAISILTALAIGMPVKEVASVVTTGFGNTLAGVGILIGLGVIFGQFLGASGAVEKIAQAVLNVFGPKKSSAGLALTGTAVSIPVFFDAAFVILSGLIRSLSSKTGISVVSFVTALGVGLIVSHNMIAPTPGPLVVAENTGSELGFFILYGIIVAIPATLVGGYLYGMFIGKRIKHSGDIEELSIDPADLPKKEIGTGLSFFMLALPIVLILLNTVSQLLFPGTSIATFFGFIGEKNVALLISVFAAVILLRPYIAIPNARLYSEAISSAGIIILITGAGGAFGAVINNSGIGDHLITTMQNWSIPVLLLAFIFSQILRASLGSATVALVTTSSILGPMVGELGVSPILLGLAICAGGIGLSLPNDSGFWVVNRFGKLTIPQTLLAWTGGGFIAGLTALATVFLLSLFTGILPGL; translated from the coding sequence ATGGTTACGGGTAATTTATTGGTCGTCATTTTTATTCTGTCTCTAGCTCTACTGTTCTTTTCCATCCTAAAGCTTAAAATCGAACCGTTTCTGGCACTTGTAGCGATCTCCATCTTGACGGCTTTAGCCATCGGGATGCCTGTCAAAGAAGTCGCATCCGTCGTCACGACTGGTTTCGGGAACACACTTGCGGGTGTCGGTATCCTGATTGGTCTTGGTGTCATCTTTGGTCAATTTCTTGGTGCATCGGGTGCTGTCGAAAAGATTGCCCAAGCTGTCTTGAATGTGTTCGGACCTAAAAAATCCTCTGCCGGACTCGCCCTGACTGGAACAGCGGTTTCCATTCCTGTCTTTTTTGATGCAGCTTTCGTCATCTTAAGTGGATTGATTCGTTCGCTCTCTTCTAAAACAGGTATCTCCGTCGTCAGTTTCGTTACGGCACTCGGGGTCGGTCTAATCGTCTCGCATAACATGATCGCCCCGACACCTGGACCACTCGTCGTCGCAGAAAATACAGGATCAGAGCTCGGCTTCTTCATTCTGTATGGGATCATCGTCGCCATTCCAGCTACTCTCGTTGGTGGTTACCTGTACGGTATGTTCATCGGAAAACGAATTAAGCATTCTGGCGACATCGAAGAACTCTCAATCGACCCAGCGGATTTACCGAAGAAAGAAATCGGCACAGGGCTTAGCTTCTTCATGTTAGCTTTACCCATCGTCTTGATCTTATTGAATACGGTCTCTCAACTGCTATTTCCCGGAACTTCGATTGCAACGTTCTTTGGCTTCATCGGTGAGAAAAACGTTGCCTTATTGATTAGTGTCTTTGCTGCTGTCATCTTATTACGCCCATACATCGCAATCCCGAACGCACGCTTATACTCGGAAGCGATCAGTTCAGCCGGAATCATCATCTTGATTACTGGAGCCGGTGGTGCCTTTGGTGCCGTCATCAATAATAGTGGCATCGGGGATCACCTCATTACGACGATGCAAAACTGGAGTATCCCGGTTCTTTTGCTGGCATTCATCTTTTCGCAAATCCTCCGGGCGTCACTTGGATCAGCGACGGTCGCCCTCGTTACGACATCGAGTATTCTCGGTCCGATGGTCGGAGAATTAGGTGTGTCTCCGATTCTTCTTGGCCTAGCGATTTGTGCTGGTGGGATTGGACTTTCCTTACCCAACGATTCAGGTTTTTGGGTCGTCAACCGGTTTGGTAAATTGACGATTCCTCAAACACTCCTTGCTTGGACCGGAGGTGGCTTTATCGCTGGTTTAACAGCGCTCGCTACGGTCTTCCTCTTAAGTCTATTCACAGGGATCTTACCTGGACTCTAA
- a CDS encoding four-carbon acid sugar kinase family protein, which translates to MISTFPTLPSKTTLNQLPSLPNATVVDELLVEALHQFPHKIIVLDDDPTGVQTVHGVSVYTDWTSESIEAGFSEDQSMFFILTNSRGFTREETRQVHEDIAATVQAVSDQRDQPFILISRGDSTLRGHYPLETDVLRHTLEQQSSGHFDGEILMPFFQEGGRLTINDVHYVLEDDTLVPAGQTEFAKDRTFGYSASHLGEWAEEKSDGAFPADNVISLSLDDLRQVRLDALVAQLMNAQDFNKIIINATDYLDVKVATIALIRAMNAGKRFLFRTAAAFTKVIGGIDQRPLLTKEELVSDTTPGGLIMIGSHVQKTTEQLAELKTCDFIHFIEFDVHLVLSPDQFEQEINRIITTTEQLIASGQTVAVYTRRERLDLGENQQENELKLSVKISDAVTSIVTRLDVRPSYIIAKGGITSSDIGTTGLKVKRATVAGQVKPGIPVWKTGAESKFPGLTYVIFPGNVGSKTTLKEVAELLHA; encoded by the coding sequence ATGATTTCGACATTCCCGACATTACCAAGTAAAACGACACTCAACCAATTACCATCCCTACCGAATGCAACAGTAGTCGATGAATTGTTAGTTGAAGCCTTACATCAGTTTCCTCATAAAATCATCGTCCTCGACGATGATCCAACAGGTGTGCAGACTGTCCATGGCGTGTCTGTCTATACTGACTGGACGAGCGAAAGTATCGAGGCTGGATTTAGCGAAGACCAGTCAATGTTTTTTATTTTGACGAATTCTCGTGGATTTACGCGTGAAGAAACACGACAAGTCCATGAAGACATCGCGGCTACCGTCCAAGCCGTTTCCGATCAACGAGATCAGCCGTTTATTTTAATCAGTCGTGGTGATTCGACACTTCGTGGACATTATCCGCTCGAAACGGACGTCTTACGCCACACCCTCGAACAACAATCCAGTGGTCACTTCGATGGTGAAATCCTGATGCCATTCTTCCAAGAAGGTGGTCGTCTTACGATCAACGATGTCCATTATGTGCTTGAAGACGACACACTCGTACCAGCAGGGCAAACAGAGTTCGCAAAGGACCGGACATTCGGTTATTCCGCTTCGCACCTTGGGGAATGGGCAGAAGAAAAATCGGATGGGGCTTTCCCAGCTGACAACGTCATCTCCTTATCACTGGATGATTTACGGCAGGTACGTCTTGACGCACTCGTGGCACAACTGATGAACGCTCAAGATTTCAATAAAATCATCATCAATGCGACAGATTATCTTGATGTCAAAGTCGCGACGATTGCTTTGATTCGCGCAATGAATGCAGGAAAACGATTTTTATTCCGGACGGCCGCAGCTTTTACGAAAGTCATCGGTGGAATCGATCAGCGTCCCCTCCTGACAAAAGAAGAACTCGTGTCCGATACGACGCCTGGCGGTTTAATCATGATTGGATCACATGTCCAAAAAACGACAGAGCAACTAGCCGAATTAAAAACGTGTGACTTCATTCATTTCATTGAGTTTGATGTCCATCTTGTCCTGTCTCCTGATCAATTCGAACAAGAAATCAATCGAATCATCACGACGACGGAACAATTGATTGCATCTGGACAGACAGTTGCCGTCTATACGAGACGAGAACGTCTCGACCTAGGAGAGAATCAACAAGAGAATGAATTAAAGCTATCCGTTAAAATTTCTGATGCTGTGACGAGCATCGTTACCCGTCTGGATGTACGTCCAAGCTACATCATCGCTAAAGGCGGAATCACGTCAAGTGATATCGGAACGACTGGTCTAAAAGTCAAACGAGCAACTGTTGCCGGTCAAGTCAAACCCGGTATCCCGGTTTGGAAAACAGGAGCCGAAAGTAAGTTCCCCGGACTGACATACGTCATCTTCCCAGGGAATGTCGGTTCGAAGACGACGCTAAAAGAAGTCGCAGAACTACTTCACGCTTGA
- the garR gene encoding 2-hydroxy-3-oxopropionate reductase: MNIRVGFIGLGIMGKPMALNILKAGYDVTVNDLNTESVETLVQAGAAFGTPADMGTTCDVIITMLPASHHVEQVVLGENGLLQTATAGTILIDMSSISPVASVEIAQQATLRGVEMLDAPVSGGEPKAIDGTLSIMVGGKDDVFETVRPLLEVIGASITLVGKNGSGVTAKLANQIIVNLNIAAMSEALTLAAKAGIDVEKMYQAIRGGLAGSAVLDAKVPLILERNFVAGGRIDINLKDMTNVMETAHEIGVPLPLSSQLVEIFHALKIDGKAADDHGGIIQYYEKLAHVEVRKV; the protein is encoded by the coding sequence ATGAACATACGCGTTGGATTTATTGGTTTAGGCATCATGGGAAAACCGATGGCCTTGAATATACTAAAAGCCGGTTATGACGTCACGGTGAATGATTTAAATACGGAAAGTGTCGAGACACTCGTTCAAGCGGGTGCGGCATTCGGAACACCTGCTGATATGGGAACGACGTGTGATGTCATCATCACGATGCTACCGGCTTCGCATCACGTCGAGCAAGTCGTCCTTGGAGAAAACGGTCTCTTACAAACGGCTACAGCTGGAACGATCTTGATTGATATGAGTTCGATTTCCCCTGTCGCCTCGGTCGAGATTGCACAACAAGCAACACTACGCGGAGTCGAGATGCTCGACGCACCCGTCAGTGGTGGAGAACCGAAAGCAATCGACGGGACGCTTTCCATCATGGTCGGTGGGAAAGACGACGTCTTTGAAACCGTCCGACCACTCCTAGAAGTCATCGGTGCAAGCATCACGCTCGTCGGCAAAAACGGGAGCGGTGTCACGGCTAAACTTGCCAATCAAATCATCGTCAATTTAAATATCGCTGCCATGTCCGAGGCATTGACGCTCGCTGCGAAGGCAGGCATCGATGTGGAGAAGATGTATCAAGCCATTCGCGGGGGACTTGCTGGAAGTGCTGTACTCGATGCGAAAGTACCGTTGATTCTAGAGCGAAACTTCGTTGCCGGGGGACGCATCGATATCAACTTAAAAGATATGACGAACGTCATGGAAACCGCGCATGAGATCGGTGTTCCTTTACCCCTCTCTAGCCAACTCGTTGAGATTTTCCATGCGTTGAAAATTGATGGAAAAGCTGCGGATGATCACGGCGGCATCATTCAGTACTACGAAAAATTAGCACATGTTGAAGTAAGGAAGGTGTAA
- a CDS encoding GntR family transcriptional regulator, protein MGKKTTQLAYVQAYEYIRDRILNGELERGTKLVEERLAEEMGISRTPVRDSIRKLEQEGLIKQKRVVNPSDMDLRHIFQVRMLLEGFAASHCATYMREADLEKLKQCVEIGRTGELEEVMAANKEFHDVIVGATNNPVMIDIIDRMQSIIYLFRKTVVHHKRPLLIEEHDEIYQAILNHQPEEAERLMKAHLQLDLEFCLNWMKG, encoded by the coding sequence GTGGGGAAGAAAACGACACAATTAGCATATGTTCAGGCATATGAATACATCCGGGATCGCATCTTAAACGGAGAACTGGAACGTGGAACGAAGTTAGTCGAAGAGCGTCTAGCTGAGGAAATGGGAATTAGCCGTACTCCCGTCAGAGATTCGATTCGAAAACTGGAGCAAGAAGGATTGATTAAGCAAAAACGTGTCGTCAATCCGAGCGACATGGATCTGCGACACATCTTTCAAGTCCGGATGTTGCTTGAGGGCTTCGCAGCCAGTCATTGTGCGACATATATGCGAGAAGCCGATTTAGAAAAGTTGAAGCAGTGTGTCGAGATCGGTAGAACGGGCGAACTCGAAGAAGTGATGGCGGCGAACAAGGAATTCCACGATGTGATCGTCGGGGCAACGAACAACCCGGTGATGATTGATATCATTGATCGGATGCAATCCATCATCTATCTATTCCGTAAGACTGTTGTCCACCATAAACGACCACTCTTGATTGAAGAACATGATGAGATCTATCAAGCGATTTTGAATCATCAACCGGAAGAAGCGGAGCGATTGATGAAAGCGCATCTTCAACTGGATTTAGAATTTTGTTTGAACTGGATGAAAGGATGA
- a CDS encoding DMT family transporter, whose product MRGVLFAIAGGFFLTLQSVANARISQTIGTWQAATITQMTGFIVAILLAIVLRDRSFSAMRRVKPLYLAGGAFAAIILFSNMTAVHRMGVTLTISLFLLAQLALALWIDGRGWFGVMKRRLRGPQIIGIVMMVAGIFILKS is encoded by the coding sequence ATGCGTGGTGTCTTATTTGCGATTGCTGGTGGCTTTTTCTTAACGCTTCAAAGTGTTGCTAATGCCCGAATCAGTCAAACGATCGGGACGTGGCAAGCGGCGACGATCACCCAGATGACCGGGTTCATCGTTGCGATCCTCTTAGCGATCGTCTTACGGGATCGCAGTTTTTCAGCGATGCGACGTGTCAAACCGCTCTATCTGGCAGGGGGAGCCTTTGCGGCGATTATATTATTCAGCAACATGACAGCGGTCCACCGGATGGGCGTGACTTTGACGATTTCGCTCTTTTTATTGGCGCAATTAGCGCTGGCACTCTGGATTGACGGAAGAGGCTGGTTCGGCGTCATGAAACGTCGACTGCGGGGTCCGCAGATCATCGGCATCGTGATGATGGTCGCAGGCATCTTCATCTTAAAGAGTTAA
- a CDS encoding Crp/Fnr family transcriptional regulator: MTDIVSYLERYQLTHVFDASLRKAMHIQTFAPGEALCRQGDVAHELYLLVEGKLKITHMSATGKRLVLSFKHPFDLVGDIEFVRKIDLMNTVEAVTPVTVLRIAYPDLEEARVHHPAFLLFLLETITKKFELKSHTLSFNLLYPVEVRLASYLLSMTPNTDAFASKELVDAADLIGTSYRHVNRVLRQFVDDGLIRRTQHTIEIIDRDGLMERVGESIYE, from the coding sequence GTGACGGACATTGTGAGCTATTTGGAGCGGTATCAGTTAACGCATGTCTTTGACGCATCGCTACGCAAGGCGATGCACATTCAGACGTTCGCACCGGGTGAGGCTTTATGCCGACAAGGTGATGTTGCGCATGAACTCTACCTGCTCGTCGAAGGGAAATTGAAGATCACGCATATGTCGGCAACGGGGAAACGTCTCGTGTTGTCCTTTAAACATCCGTTTGATCTCGTCGGTGATATTGAGTTCGTCCGAAAGATTGATTTGATGAACACGGTCGAGGCAGTGACACCAGTGACCGTCTTACGCATTGCCTATCCGGATTTGGAAGAAGCACGTGTCCATCATCCTGCCTTTCTATTATTTTTACTCGAGACGATTACGAAAAAGTTTGAATTAAAATCGCATACGCTCAGCTTCAATCTGTTGTACCCGGTTGAAGTTCGGCTCGCCAGTTATTTGTTGTCGATGACACCTAATACGGATGCTTTTGCGAGTAAGGAACTCGTCGATGCGGCAGATTTGATCGGGACGAGCTATCGTCATGTTAATCGTGTCTTACGCCAGTTCGTCGACGATGGGTTGATCCGCCGGACGCAGCATACGATTGAGATCATTGATCGAGACGGATTGATGGAGCGAGTCGGAGAAAGCATTTACGAATGA
- a CDS encoding DMT family transporter, which translates to MVTGIILALCGGMLVCIQNTFNAKVKEHVGAWATTTLVLGLGFLASLTIGLIVEGSQLFALKEAQTWFWFSGIIGVGVVLCVTQGVQQLGPSRAISIVMVSQILFALLWDTLGWFGLQTVPFTWTKALGVLLIGGGVLLFQLGGKTTTVQHVRKGA; encoded by the coding sequence ATGGTTACGGGAATCATCCTTGCCCTTTGTGGGGGCATGCTCGTCTGTATTCAAAATACGTTTAACGCAAAAGTCAAAGAACACGTTGGTGCTTGGGCGACGACGACGCTAGTCCTTGGACTCGGGTTCCTCGCTTCACTGACGATTGGTTTAATCGTCGAAGGATCACAACTGTTTGCCCTAAAAGAGGCGCAAACCTGGTTTTGGTTCAGCGGAATCATTGGTGTCGGTGTCGTCCTCTGTGTGACGCAAGGCGTTCAACAACTCGGACCGAGTCGTGCGATTTCGATCGTCATGGTATCACAAATCCTGTTTGCCTTACTGTGGGATACGCTCGGTTGGTTCGGTTTACAGACCGTTCCGTTTACGTGGACGAAAGCACTCGGCGTGCTACTGATTGGTGGCGGAGTTCTTTTATTTCAACTGGGCGGGAAAACAACGACTGTACAACACGTACGAAAAGGAGCTTGA
- a CDS encoding YjjG family noncanonical pyrimidine nucleotidase, giving the protein MFYTTVLFDIDHTLLDFEATERIAFRRLLEQQELQWTPERETRYKTLNQALWKALERGEVTREEVIHSRFVTFFAEEGRTVDGREVDETYRGYLAQGTELIPGATALLEQLAGNVTMYVVTNGISKTQRARLDGAGLTDFFEWIFVSEETGFQKPMAGFFNHVFARIPQFDPARTIIVGDSLSADIAGGNQAGIATCWFNPEGKSAADIKPTFTITSLAELPTLLENAAVLQ; this is encoded by the coding sequence ATGTTTTACACGACGGTATTATTCGATATTGACCATACATTACTCGATTTTGAAGCGACGGAACGGATTGCCTTTCGCCGCCTGCTCGAGCAACAAGAGTTGCAGTGGACGCCGGAGCGAGAAACGCGCTATAAAACACTCAATCAAGCGCTTTGGAAAGCACTTGAACGAGGCGAGGTGACACGCGAGGAAGTCATTCACTCACGGTTCGTGACGTTCTTCGCGGAAGAAGGACGGACGGTCGACGGACGAGAAGTTGACGAAACGTATCGTGGCTATCTCGCACAAGGAACAGAATTGATTCCGGGTGCGACGGCGCTGCTTGAGCAGCTAGCCGGAAACGTCACGATGTACGTCGTCACGAACGGTATTTCGAAGACGCAACGCGCACGGCTCGATGGCGCTGGATTAACGGATTTCTTTGAATGGATTTTCGTTTCAGAAGAGACAGGTTTTCAAAAACCGATGGCAGGATTTTTCAATCATGTGTTTGCGCGGATTCCACAATTCGACCCAGCGCGAACAATCATCGTCGGGGATTCCTTGTCAGCTGATATCGCAGGTGGAAATCAAGCTGGTATCGCAACATGTTGGTTTAATCCAGAAGGAAAATCAGCGGCGGATATCAAGCCGACGTTTACGATTACGTCGTTAGCCGAACTACCTACTTTGCTTGAAAACGCAGCAGTCCTTCAATAA
- a CDS encoding GNAT family N-acetyltransferase: MIQLVPVTAENWEACCELTLTAEQQDFMEANVYSIAQAKFEPSLVLRAIIAGEAVVGFVMYNTELEELNGYWIYRIMIDQTQQGNGIGRLAMQAVIDEMRVLPAAKRIVVGYRPDNQAAHRLYASLGFIDHGDRFGREMAVRLDI; this comes from the coding sequence ATGATTCAACTTGTACCGGTAACAGCAGAGAACTGGGAAGCGTGTTGTGAGCTTACACTGACAGCAGAACAGCAAGATTTCATGGAAGCGAACGTCTACTCGATCGCGCAAGCGAAGTTCGAACCGAGCCTTGTCCTTCGGGCGATCATTGCAGGTGAAGCCGTCGTTGGTTTTGTGATGTATAACACGGAGCTAGAAGAACTCAACGGCTACTGGATTTACCGCATCATGATCGATCAGACGCAACAAGGGAACGGAATCGGACGATTGGCGATGCAAGCCGTAATTGACGAGATGCGCGTGTTACCTGCAGCGAAACGAATCGTCGTCGGCTATCGACCGGATAATCAGGCGGCACACCGTCTGTATGCGAGTCTCGGCTTCATCGACCACGGGGATCGATTCGGTCGGGAAATGGCGGTGCGATTAGATATTTGA